In Gossypium raimondii isolate GPD5lz chromosome 12, ASM2569854v1, whole genome shotgun sequence, a single window of DNA contains:
- the LOC105764090 gene encoding valine--tRNA ligase, chloroplastic/mitochondrial 2, producing the protein MLASEGIKRVELGRDEFEKRVWEWKEKYGGTITNQIKRLGASYDWTRECFTLDEQLSRAVIEAFIRLREKGLIYQDSSLETCGIQEV; encoded by the exons ATGTTGGCTTCTGAAGGAATAAAAAGGGTAGAACTGGGCAGAGATGAATTTGAAAAACGAGTTTGGGAGTGGAAAGAGAA GTATGGTGGGACCATTACTAATCAGATTAAGAGACTTGGGGCTTCTTATGACTGGACTAGAGAATGTTTCACCCTCGATGAGCAACTAAGTC GAGCTGTTATAGAGGCATTTATTAGACTTCGCGAAAAAGGATTAATTTATCAAG ATTCCTCACTTGAGACCTGCGGAATACAAGAGGTCTAG